The following coding sequences are from one Cygnus olor isolate bCygOlo1 chromosome 2, bCygOlo1.pri.v2, whole genome shotgun sequence window:
- the SAMD12 gene encoding sterile alpha motif domain-containing protein 12 isoform X4, which produces MYVLFSHCSLKWWHMGLDFVRPILMTSMRKSDLCAFGTTPPTTKARFGSRLYSPSPLLRVLVLSPEVSCGRRTTERMVKEVLSVAACYPSVSSTWLKRAGSSRWTAGERCNVCCSWVRQAAIHCNLNPNGIDHPVPTEGISLQLEGEGVESPSAKNTSAPKGPESKETPKKQQVEPEISKAV; this is translated from the exons ATGTACGTGCTGTTCTCGCACTGTTCCCTTAAGTGGTGGCATATGGGGCTGGACTTTGTCAGACCCATCCTGATGACTTCTATGAGAAAATCTGACTTGTGTGCATTTGGAACAACCCCACCCACCACAAAAGCCCGATTTGGATCGAGGCTGTACAGTCCCTCCCCTTTGCTCAGGGTCCTTGTTCTCTCTCCAGAAGTGTCCTGTGGCAGAAGGACAACAGAGAGGATGGTGAAGGAGGTGCTCTCGGTAGCTGCATGTTACCCGTCCGTGAGCTCAACCTGGCTTAAAAGAGCAGGTTCATCACGCTGGACAGCAGGAGAGCGCTGTAACGTGTGCTGCTCCTGGGTGAGGCAAGCAG ctatCCATTGCAATCTGAATCCGAATGGTATTGATCACCCTGTCCCCACAGAAGGTATTAGTCTGCAACTTGAAGGTGAAGGAGTTGAATCGCCCTCTGCGAAGAACACCAGTGCTCCAAAAGGGCCTGAGTCAAAAGAGACACCCAAAAAGCAACAAGTGGAACCAGAAATATCTAAG GCTGTATGA